The nucleotide sequence ACAAAGAACAATGTCATGGAGTTGAGTTTAGTCGGCTACTGTTATGCCTGAATTCCACCCAAAACCAACGAGGAAGTCTGCTGCAGTGTTGAGAGCGGTTGAATGAAAACAATCGGTATGCCAAGCAAAGCTCTTAACCGTCCATGCCAGACCACTTTTAATTTCTATTCAGTTTGACTCACCATAAGTTCAGCGTCTGAACTGTGCATTAATGTTATATCCATATCCCTCAATTATGGACGTACAAAAGCCATAACTCCACAATCACATACTGTATGGGAATCCTAGACTACAGATGATGCATGGACTTGTTAGGCAAAATATGAATGTTCTCTACCTTCCAACCATTGTACTCTACTATGTTCCCACAGGATCTAAGTTGAGTCAGCGATGGCAGGACATTCAGGTAGCCCCCAGGTAGTTCTAAAGACAGAGGAACAGTCCAATAGAGTCATCTTCACCTACTTCCAGGGTGACATCGGTAGCATGGTGGACCAACACTTCCACCGTGCCCTCAGCAAGGCCAGTAAGACCAAGGCCCCCAGCGGGAAGGGCAAAAAGAGTGGTGAGCAGACTGACACCTAACTATGCAATGAAGGTTGGAATTAAGATTGGAGTGATTGATTGAGTGATTGGCCAATACACTTGGAGTCCAGTGCAATTAGGAAATAAActttatataatatatacatttttataataatatatatatattattgtgtctgaatggaagcaattccccgcagcaatgttccagcgtctagtggaaagccttcccagaagagtggaggctgttatagcagcaaaggtggaaccaactccatattaatgcccatgattttggaatgagatgtttgacaagcaggtgtccacatacttttgtccaTATAGTGTACATTGATCTAAATCAGGCTTGAATTATGAATGCAGGTACTATCAGTCTGACAAtgattttgatgtgatatgaaggCTAAGGGCTTCATGTTTCTCGAACCATATCgcaattgagaatcgattcaGGTTTAGATGGAGTAATTGGCTGTTTTGGCTGCCAGAGccattatacagtgcatttggaaagtattcagaccctttgactttttccacattttgttgtaaaattgattacattgtttttttccctcatcaatctacacacaataccacataatgcactgtatatatatatatatatatatatatatattgttgttGAAATGATGCAGGTAATGTTATTTTATAGACTTAGATTTGATCTGCTAATTTCAGCTCGTCTATCCCCCAAAAAATATACTAAAAAAGGCATTTAATTTTTTTGCAATTAACTTTGTATGCTATCATCATGATGATGTGTGCACCAAACAAGAAAACGTGTGTTCACTGACATGTGAAATGTACaaaatgaacacatttctagACTCTTTGTGGATGTATTTTTCTCTATCCACATCTGTTTCAGAGTCTGACTCAACATCTTGCCAGTGGGTTGTACCAACCCCATCTTGGTCTGAAGACCATTTTCCCCCTGTGTCTGGTCGCCTTCGTCTGAGCAGCACCAATGAGTCTTTTTCCAGCCACCGCCTAGCTCTCAGCTCCCCAGATGAGAGCACCAACCCATTGGCCTTCGCTCCTAGGCAACATGGTGGTCTGGGCCTGCCTGCCATGGCCTATCCTCACTCCATGTCCCATGAGGGCCTGGGGATCACTGGACAGACTTACACCAACTCCCTGCTCAATCTCCTCCATAGTGACCGGTCAGATGTGGCTGCAGGCCTGGCCTCGGGCTCCAAACCAGAGCTCCTCCCTAGCTGGATGGGTCAACCTGGCTTCAGAGACCCCATGAACCCTGACTCAGGTATGGCTGCCTCTACCCAGATCCCTTATCACTATGCAtgtgcagggagagggagactttTTTCTTTCACATAGATTAGCTAGTGAACTGACAAATAATCTATAATTCCATATCCATTGGATTTTGTAAAGATTAGGGAGGTTTTACAGTATCTGTGCtccagtgttgttgttttttcaactTAATTTATTTTGGTGGTTTGCTTGGTTTTCCAAAGGTCTCTTTTGAGTTATTCAACACCTATTCTACCCTCTTTTGGGAATAGGTCTGCAGAAAAGGGAACTCTATTGGTATTAAATGAAGCATGACCGCGCAGGGAAGAGAGGAGTCTGCAACATGTGCATGCTGTGTTCACTCCTCTGGTTATCAGACAGGCCTCCTCCACAGCCACTCGAAGAAGGAAGTGTCTCCCCTCTGTTCCTCTTCAAAGGATGACCTCAGTTCCTCGCAATGCAACAGCTGGAATTGCCTCTCAGAAACAAATCACTTACTGACTAACCAGTTTGCAAACCGGATCATAATTCACATCAAAGACCAAGGTGACAACCACTGCCAGTCGCCAGTATGCTGCCTACAACTCAATAACTTTAAGCATTTATAcacaaggacagagagagagagggagaagggggtgtttTGCATGTGTAAGAAAAACAGTGTTATGTCAAAAGTAGCCTGTGTCGACTGTGGAGAAAATGTACAATGTTTTTTAAGACTATTTTATTGAAATGTTGGTGTTTAGGAATATCTGTTTCCTCTGATGTGTGGACTTCTAAAGGAGGGGGTTTTGATGTGATATGGAAACAGAAACTGTTTTCATTTTTTTGCATGTAGCAAATTAATGAAATGCAGTTGATATCCTAATAAATGATTGCCAAAGTAACCTTGAAAATGAAAGAGGTTTATGAAGAGGTTTTTGTTATTCAGAGATTTCTGATGAGAATACCATTGCATTGCATTGTAGGAATTGACACGAACCTCTTTTACTGTAATAATTGAGTTGTGATTCGtgattaaacatttaaaaaaataatctgtTCCATCTTAAAAGTATACTCAGGGAAATGACATTGCCATGAGCAGCATCGCATATTTTGAGATGAGCAAGATGCAAGACTTTGCtcccacacagtcacacacagtatctgtgCATGGGTTCACTTCACCCTGTTAGAGCGTGGTAGCCACAGGACCAAAACGGGAGAAGTTGAGCCTTGCTGTTTACTTTCTACATCTACGTCAcatcgctgagtctacctttgaTGAAGTAGAAATACATGATGAACTGGATCAGATGAGATATCTCTCGCCTGGCAAGTGCACATAGTGTACATTACTTTCACAGGAACAGACCTCAAGCCATTTAGAACAAGTGTGACAATACTGCCATCCCGTGGCTGAAAATAAGAAGAGGGAAAAGGTGCcaaatgtatttaattttcaaattGAAAATGTTAAGAAATAAATACTAGACTACTAAATATGGTCATGTTTTTGCATTCATTTTTTATGTTCATTATGTGTATTTACATTTACACttcagtaatttagcagatgctcttatccagaacaacATACAGTtaatgcattcatcttaagatagatgggtgggacaaccacatatcacaggcatagtaagtacacttttcctcaataaagtagcaaACAACAAAGTCAGAACTAGAAAGGGGGGAGTCGAGGTGAGCAGGGGGATtatatttaagatactctttgaagaggccCCTACCTCTTTCAGGAGCttttggaagatgggcagggactctgctgtcctagcttcagggggaagctggttccacaattggggtgacaggacagagaagagcttgggtacgtggtgcagacacagatcctctccacgtcacctggtaggagcggctTGCCAGGTATGacgcaatccaagagtgtgcagagcctgagacacccagccctgtagggtggagaggaggatctgatggttcacggcGTCAAAGGCAgaggatagatctaggaggatgagagagagtcagctttggcagtgcagAAAGCCTCTGTGACACCGAGAAGAGTAGTCTCGGTTGAGTGAtacgtcttgaagcctgactggttagggtcaagaatatcgttctgagagagatagcgagagagttggtcagagacTGCACGCtccaagtgttttggaaagaaaagaaagaagggatacaggTTTATAGTTTTTGACATCAGATTAGTTGAGTGTtagtttcttgaggaggggagcgaCTCGGGCCATTTTAAAGTCAAGAGGGGACGCAGCCAGTGGTCAAGGATGAGTTGATCGGGGAAATGTGGATTGGGAGAAgatctccagagatggtctggagaagggattAGAGGatggggtcaagcgggcaggttgtcaGGCGACCAGACCTCCCTAGTACCATGATTTCTtctggaaagagaggagagacagaggtcaaggcgtagggtagttctgtgtgagtgggaccagtggactcaataggctgagtgaatgaggagcggatgtcgtcaaccttcttttcaaagtggttgacaaagccgcaggcagagaggcagaagCTTCAAATGTATAGTGATAGAAAGTGGATTTAGCCGCAGATACTGAGGAAGAGAAGGCAGTGgggagctcgcaatgagtcactcaAGCACcgagcaggaggggagggccaAGCCACccgggaggaaaggggacagagagtcactcaagcacagagcaggaggggagggccaAGCCACccgggaggaaaggggacagtgaGTCACTCAAgcacagagcaggaggggagggccaAGCCACccgggaggaaaggggacagagagtcactcaagcacagagcaggaggggagggccaAGCCACccgggaggaaaggggacagagagtcactcaagcacagagcaggaggggagggccaAGCCACccgggaggaaaggggacagaGTCACTCAAgcacagagcaggaggggagggccaAGCCACccgggaggaaaggggacagtgaGTCACTCAAgcacagagcaggaggggagggccaAGCCACccgggaggaaaggggacagtgaGTCACTCAAgcacagagcaggaggggagggccaAGCCACccgggaggaaaggggacagtgaGTCACTCAAgcacagagcaggaggggagggccaAGCCACccgggaggaaaggggacagtgaGTCACTCAAgcacagagcaggaggggagggccaAGCCACccgggaggaaaggggacagagagtcactcaagcacagagcaggaggggagggccaAGCCACccgggaggaaaggggacagtgaGTCACTCAAgcacagagcaggaggggagggccaAGCCACccgggaggaaaggggacagtgaGTCACTC is from Oncorhynchus masou masou isolate Uvic2021 chromosome 32, UVic_Omas_1.1, whole genome shotgun sequence and encodes:
- the LOC135527049 gene encoding transcription cofactor vestigial-like protein 2 → MAGHSGSPQVVLKTEEQSNRVIFTYFQGDIGSMVDQHFHRALSKASKTKAPSGKGKKSESDSTSCQWVVPTPSWSEDHFPPVSGRLRLSSTNESFSSHRLALSSPDESTNPLAFAPRQHGGLGLPAMAYPHSMSHEGLGITGQTYTNSLLNLLHSDRSDVAAGLASGSKPELLPSWMGQPGFRDPMNPDSGLQKRELYWY